The DNA segment AAGTACTTTTCCAGAAATACCTTCATCCAGTGATGCAACAAATTTATGTGGATCTTGCTCAATTAACGGAAATGTATTGTAATGCATTGGAATAACTAATTTTGTTTGTAAAAACCGTGCCGCAATTGCCGCATCTTCCGGTCCCATTGTAAAATTATCGCCAATCGGTAAGAAAGCTACATCTAACGGATTTAATTCCCCAATTAATTTCATATCAGAAAATAAACCTGTATCACCAGCAAAATAAATATTTTTATTTTCTATCGTAAACACAACCCCAGTTGGAAAACCAAGATTAATTATACGTCCATTGCGAACTGTTTGTGAACCATGAAAAGCTTGTGTCAACTTCACTTGACCAAATTCAAATTGTCTTTTCCCACCAATATGCATTGCTGCAATATTTTCAAGACCATCTTCTACAGCTAAAAATGAAGCTAAATCTGCATTACAGATGACTGTTGCTCCAGAATTTTTAGCAATTTCAACTGTATCACCAACATGATCATCATGTCCATGCGACAGAACAATAAAATCCGGCATTTGCTCTTCTGCTTTTAAATCACACTTTTCATTTCCAGAAATAAATGGATCAACTAAAATAGTTGTATTT comes from the Listeria welshimeri serovar 6b str. SLCC5334 genome and includes:
- a CDS encoding metal-dependent hydrolase, translated to MKISFHGQSCIKIITGNTTILVDPFISGNEKCDLKAEEQMPDFIVLSHGHDDHVGDTVEIAKNSGATVICNADLASFLAVEDGLENIAAMHIGGKRQFEFGQVKLTQAFHGSQTVRNGRIINLGFPTGVVFTIENKNIYFAGDTGLFSDMKLIGELNPLDVAFLPIGDNFTMGPEDAAIAARFLQTKLVIPMHYNTFPLIEQDPHKFVASLDEGISGKVLEIGESIEI